Proteins encoded within one genomic window of Rhododendron vialii isolate Sample 1 chromosome 1a, ASM3025357v1:
- the LOC131335423 gene encoding vacuolar protein sorting-associated protein 55 homolog, producing the protein MADIPGYVRACLQSGKLAFLAILVSGGIVLQILACALYDNWWPMLTAIMYVLLPMPLLFFAGSDTSSLVTESSSGWVDACKFLTGASSIGSIAIPAILKHAGVIGWGAVGMQMGSYLIFVIAIVCYIRMNGDDDGYSRF; encoded by the exons ATGGCAGACATACCAGGCTATGTGAGAGCCTGCTTGCAATCCGGGAAACTTGCTTTCTTGGCAATTTTGGTCTCGGGAGGAATTGTATTGCAAATTTTG GCATGTGCTTTGTACGATAACTGGTGGCCAATGCTAACAG CTATAATGTATGTGCTTCTTCCCATGCCTTTGCTGTTTTTTGCGGGTTCTGATACCTCTTCTCTCGTTACCGAGTCTTCGAGTGG GTGGGTGGACGCATGTAAGTTCCTGACTGGGGCTTCATCCATTGGCAGCATCGCCATACCAGCTATCTTGAAACACGCCGGTGTTATTGGTTGGGGAGCCGTGGGAATGCAGATGGGATCCTACCTCATTTTTGTTATAGCTATAGTATGTTACATTCGGATGAATGGTGATGATGACGGTTACAGCAGGTTCTGA